A window of Mycobacteriales bacterium contains these coding sequences:
- the nuoI gene encoding NADH-quinone oxidoreductase subunit NuoI, with protein sequence MPDFLNPIKGFGVTFATMFRKVNTEQYPEEKRPSAPRYHGRHVLNRHPDGLEKCVGCELCAWACPADAIYVEGADNTPEARFSPGERYGRIYQINYLRCIFCGLCIEACPTRALTMSNEYELADDSRSDLIFTKEQLLAPLLPGMEQPPHPMRLGDDEQAYYDGTGLAASAVPGDPDIEGRLDPEQATGTGPTMRGASSGSGADA encoded by the coding sequence CTGCCCGACTTCCTCAACCCCATCAAGGGGTTCGGGGTGACCTTCGCGACGATGTTCCGCAAGGTCAACACCGAGCAGTACCCCGAGGAGAAGCGGCCGTCCGCGCCGCGCTACCACGGCCGGCACGTGCTCAACCGTCACCCCGACGGTCTGGAGAAGTGCGTCGGCTGCGAGCTGTGCGCCTGGGCCTGCCCGGCCGACGCCATCTACGTCGAGGGGGCCGACAACACCCCCGAGGCGCGCTTCTCGCCGGGCGAGCGCTACGGCCGCATCTACCAGATCAACTACCTGCGCTGCATCTTCTGCGGGCTGTGCATCGAGGCCTGCCCGACCCGCGCGCTGACGATGAGCAACGAGTACGAGCTCGCCGACGACAGCCGCAGCGACCTCATCTTCACCAAGGAGCAGCTGCTCGCGCCGCTGCTGCCCGGGATGGAGCAGCCGCCGCACCCGATGCGGCTCGGCGACGACGAGCAGGCCTACTACGACGGGACCGGCCTCGCCGCCTCCGCGGTCCCCGGCGACCCCGACATCGAGGGGCGGCTCGACCCAGAGCAGGCCACCGGCACGGGCCCGACGATGCGGGGCGCGTCCTCCGGATCCGGAGCCGACGCATGA
- a CDS encoding NADH-quinone oxidoreductase subunit J, whose amino-acid sequence MTGVALHLASGGAGTSAGEAALFWILAPIAFVAAILLVTARSAVHAALFLAIDMLCLAAFYAAQDAPFLAFVQVIVYTGAIMMLFLFVLMLVGVDSSDSLIETIRGQRPVAVLFGLGIVVLLIAAIGSAVITAHPGGLAQANSDGNVTGVANLLFDRYIIAFEATSALLITAALGAMVLAHRERLVRKLSQRELMLARFRPGGTPSPLPGPGVYANHDAVDTPALLPDGSIAEGSVPEILQVSGARPRVGEVEKELDK is encoded by the coding sequence ATGACCGGCGTCGCGCTGCACCTGGCCTCCGGTGGCGCGGGCACGAGTGCCGGCGAGGCGGCGCTGTTCTGGATCCTCGCGCCGATCGCGTTCGTCGCCGCGATCCTGCTCGTGACGGCGCGCAGCGCCGTGCACGCGGCGCTGTTCCTTGCGATCGACATGTTGTGCCTGGCGGCGTTCTACGCCGCGCAGGACGCGCCGTTCCTCGCGTTCGTGCAGGTGATCGTCTACACCGGCGCGATCATGATGCTGTTCCTGTTCGTGCTGATGCTCGTGGGCGTCGACTCGAGCGACTCGTTGATCGAGACGATCCGGGGGCAGCGGCCGGTCGCCGTCCTCTTCGGCCTCGGCATCGTCGTCCTGCTGATCGCCGCCATCGGCTCTGCGGTCATCACCGCGCACCCCGGCGGCCTCGCGCAGGCCAATTCCGACGGCAACGTGACCGGCGTCGCCAACCTGCTGTTCGACCGCTACATCATCGCGTTCGAGGCGACCAGCGCGTTGCTCATCACCGCCGCGCTGGGCGCGATGGTGCTGGCGCACCGCGAGCGGCTGGTGCGCAAGCTGTCGCAGCGCGAGCTGATGCTCGCGCGGTTCCGCCCCGGCGGCACCCCGTCACCGCTTCCCGGTCCCGGCGTCTACGCCAACCACGACGCGGTCGACACCCCGGCCCTGCTGCCCGACGGCAGCATCGCCGAAGGCAGCGTGCCCGAGATCTTGCAGGTCTCCGGTGCCCGGCCGCGGGTCGGCGAGGTCGAGAAGGAGCTCGACAAGTGA
- the nuoK gene encoding NADH-quinone oxidoreductase subunit NuoK, protein MNVDYYLFLSAVLFTVGATGVLLRRNAIVVFMCIELMLNAVNLTLVTFSRLNGTLDGQIIAFFVMVVAAAEVVVGLAIIITIFRTRRSASVDDANLLKY, encoded by the coding sequence ATGAACGTCGACTACTACCTCTTCCTGTCGGCCGTGCTGTTCACGGTCGGCGCCACGGGGGTCCTGCTGCGGCGCAACGCGATCGTCGTCTTCATGTGCATCGAGCTGATGCTCAACGCGGTCAACCTGACGCTGGTCACGTTCTCGCGGCTCAACGGCACGCTCGACGGTCAGATCATCGCGTTCTTCGTGATGGTGGTGGCCGCCGCCGAGGTCGTGGTCGGGCTTGCCATCATCATCACGATCTTCCGCACGCGGCGCTCCGCGTCGGTCGACGACGCCAACCTGCTGAAGTACTGA
- the nuoL gene encoding NADH-quinone oxidoreductase subunit L yields the protein MYDLTVVLILLPIVSAAVLLLSGRRGDSWGHRLGVAAPLGSFVIALVLLVSLLGESAHHRQFDQMLFHWIPSGSLHVDAALLLDPLSMCFVLLITGVGSLIHIYSVGYMADDPNRKRFFAYLNLFVAVMLLLVLADNYLLLYVGWEGVGLASYLLIGFWHYKPTAATAAKKAFVVNRVGDMGLSIAIMLFFADFGSVSFSDIFQAAGHTHQTTLTAVGFLLLLAGCAKSAQFPLHTWLADAMEGPTPVSALIHAATMVTAGVYLIARSNPIFDGAPDARMAVAAVGALTLVIGALIGLAYDDIKRVLAMSTISQIGYMFLAVGLGPIGYVWGIFHLLTHGFFKANMFLGSGSVMHAMNDQVDMRRYGGLRKVMPVTFVTFGMGYLAIIGFPGFAGFFSKDKIIESAFDLGGVEGLALGSVALLGVFLTACYMTRLMIMTFFGERRWTDDVHPHESPKVMTVPMAILAAGSALAGGVLLIGNGLSDWLEPVLGKPAEQGLHTMSPWVLTVLSLASMLGGIAAAYWRVYLRPVPTTAPVAVSGATVAARRGLYFDAFNESVIMRPGQYLTRALVFFDGRGIDGAVNGTAALIGGTSSRSRRIQNGFVRSYALSMLGGAIGIAAALILVTVG from the coding sequence ATCTACGACCTCACCGTCGTACTCATCCTGCTGCCGATCGTCAGTGCCGCGGTGCTGCTGCTGTCGGGCCGTCGCGGTGACAGCTGGGGCCACCGGCTCGGCGTGGCCGCTCCGCTCGGCTCTTTCGTCATCGCCCTGGTGCTGCTGGTGTCGCTGCTCGGCGAATCGGCGCACCACCGGCAGTTCGACCAGATGCTCTTCCACTGGATCCCCAGCGGCTCGCTGCACGTCGATGCGGCGCTGCTGCTCGACCCGCTGTCGATGTGCTTCGTGCTGCTCATCACCGGCGTGGGCTCGCTGATCCACATCTACTCGGTCGGCTACATGGCCGACGACCCCAACCGCAAGCGGTTCTTCGCCTACCTCAACCTGTTCGTCGCGGTGATGCTCCTGCTGGTGCTCGCCGACAACTACCTGCTGCTCTACGTCGGCTGGGAGGGCGTCGGCCTCGCGTCGTACCTGCTCATCGGCTTCTGGCACTACAAGCCGACCGCGGCGACCGCGGCCAAGAAGGCGTTCGTCGTCAACCGCGTCGGCGACATGGGCCTGTCGATCGCCATCATGCTGTTCTTCGCCGACTTCGGTTCGGTCAGCTTCAGCGACATCTTCCAGGCTGCCGGGCACACGCACCAGACCACGCTCACCGCGGTCGGCTTCCTGCTGCTGCTCGCCGGCTGCGCCAAGTCGGCGCAGTTCCCGCTGCACACCTGGCTCGCTGACGCGATGGAGGGCCCGACCCCCGTCTCGGCGCTGATCCACGCGGCGACGATGGTCACCGCGGGTGTCTACCTGATCGCCCGGTCCAACCCGATCTTCGACGGCGCACCCGACGCGCGGATGGCGGTGGCCGCGGTCGGCGCCCTGACGCTCGTCATCGGTGCGCTGATCGGCCTGGCCTACGACGACATCAAGCGGGTCCTCGCGATGTCGACGATCAGCCAGATCGGCTACATGTTCCTCGCTGTCGGCCTCGGCCCCATCGGCTACGTCTGGGGCATCTTCCACCTGCTGACCCACGGCTTCTTCAAGGCCAACATGTTCCTGGGCTCCGGCTCGGTCATGCACGCCATGAACGACCAGGTCGACATGAGACGTTACGGCGGGCTGCGCAAGGTCATGCCGGTCACGTTCGTGACGTTCGGCATGGGCTACCTCGCGATCATCGGATTCCCGGGCTTCGCGGGATTCTTCTCCAAGGACAAGATCATCGAGTCGGCGTTCGACCTCGGCGGGGTCGAGGGCCTGGCACTCGGGTCGGTCGCGCTGCTCGGCGTCTTCCTCACCGCGTGCTACATGACGCGGCTGATGATCATGACGTTCTTCGGCGAGCGCCGCTGGACCGACGACGTGCACCCGCACGAGTCGCCGAAGGTGATGACCGTGCCGATGGCGATCCTCGCGGCCGGTTCGGCGCTGGCCGGCGGGGTGCTGCTCATCGGCAACGGCCTGTCCGACTGGCTCGAGCCCGTGCTCGGCAAGCCCGCCGAGCAGGGCCTGCACACGATGTCGCCCTGGGTGCTGACCGTGCTGTCGCTGGCGTCGATGCTCGGCGGCATCGCGGCGGCCTACTGGCGGGTCTACCTGCGGCCGGTGCCGACCACCGCGCCGGTCGCAGTCAGCGGCGCCACGGTGGCTGCCCGCCGCGGCCTCTACTTCGACGCGTTCAACGAGTCGGTGATCATGCGGCCCGGCCAGTACCTCACCCGGGCGCTGGTGTTCTTCGACGGGCGCGGCATCGACGGTGCGGTCAACGGCACCGCCGCGCTGATCGGCGGCACGTCGTCACGCAGCCGGCGCATCCAGAACGGCTTCGTCCGCTCCTACGCGCTGTCGATGCTCGGCGGCGCGATCGGCATCGCGGCCGCCCTGATCCTCGTGACGGTGGGCTGA